The sequence AGCGTGCCTTCCAGCACGCCGTTGCGAAGGCGCGGATCGAACAGTTCGACGTTGCTGATGATCCGGGCGATGCTGGCCGACAGCGGCACGGTGACCCGCGTACCGTCGAAGACGAGCGTCCCCTCCTGCTGCAACCCGTTGACGAGGATGCCGCCGGCATTGATCTGCGCAACACGCAGCGTGTGCGGCATGGTCAGGTCGCGGAAGGCACCATCCAGCGTGCCTTCAAGCACCGCGCCATCCAGCGTCACGTCAGAAGATAGCAGCGTGGCGTCGAGCAGCTGCACGTTGAGCGCCAGGCTGTCGAAAGCGTTGTTCGCGAGATCCACCGCGCCTTCGCCATCGGCATTCACGCCGCGCCCGCGCAGCACGAAATCGCCTTCCAGCACGCTATCCTCCAGCGTGCCCGATGCGGTCAGCGTGACGAGGTCGCCCAGCGCCCGGCCGGGAATACCGGTGAAATAGCCTTCGGGCCGCGCCCGGCCGACGATGCGATACTGGCCAGCCTCGTTGTAGATGTCGAAATCGAGCAGTTCGTCACCCCCCTGCGTGGCCAGCAGGTCGCCTTCCCAATAGGTCCAGCTGCCGTCGCCTGCGAGGCTGACCGAGAGGTCTTCCTCCGCGCCCACCATGGTGGCGAGAAACCCGCCCGCCGGCGCGCGCCAGTCGAGATCGAGGTCGAAGCGGTCGCCATCCGGCTGCACGTCGATCAGGGCCGCGAATTCGTCGCCGCCCCCGAACTCTCCGTCGACATCGAGATGTACCAGCCCGTCGCGGATGTTAGCCACGGCGGCGAAGTCGATCGTGCGCTGCTCGCCCAGCAGCCCCTCGGCCACGGTCAGGTTGTCGATGACGAAACGGTCCACCCGGATATCGAAATCGGGCAGGATCGGCGCGTCGGGGTCGCCGGGCAACAGTTCAGGTGCAGCGTAGAGCGTGCCGTCGGTGAGGACGAGATGGCGGACGTCGAGCCCGCTGGTGAACCAGCGATAGGGCCGCCAGTTGAGATCGACCGTCGGCACCTCAAGGAACAGCGTGTCGTTGGCATCATAGAACTTCACGTCGTTGAGCGTGGAGCTCCAGAGTACCGAACCATCGATGCTGCCCACCTCGATTTGCAGGCCGGAGGCGGGCGCGACCTTGGCGATCTGGTCGACGATGAACTGGCGCCCCGGCGGCGTGTGCAGGAAAGCGATAACAAGCAGCAGCAGCAGGAACACCGCGCCAATGGCGAGGCCGATCCAGCGCAGGATCCGCAGCGGCAGGCTGCGGCGCGGCTGGTCCACGTGCTGTTCCTCCACCGCGACCATCAGAACGCCTGCCCCAGCGCGACATAGACCGCGATCCAGTTGTCATTGGGGCCTGGATTGAGCGGGAAGGCGACGTCCAGCCGCAGCGGGCCGAAACCGGTGTCGTAACGCACACCAAGGCCTGCGCCGTACTTGATCGTCTCGAAATCCGGGGTCGGGTCCAGCCCCACCGTACCCGCATCGAAGAACGGCACCACGCTGATCAGGCCGTCCATCAGCCCCGTGCGGATACGCGCCTCAACCGAAGCTTCGACCAGGCTGCGGCCACCCAGCGGATCGCCCGTGTCGTTGAGCGGTCCGATTTCGCGATAGCCGTAACCGCGCACCGAACCGCCGCCGCCGGCATAGAGCCGCCGCGACGGGGCGATGGCCGCCAGCGGCGCGCCCGGAATGCTCGCCACCCGCACGCGGCCCGCCAGCACGGTGTTTTCGCCCACGCTCTGGTAATACGACGCATCCAGCTGGCTGCGCAGGTAGAAGCTCTGCACCCCGTCGTTTTCGGATGCTTCGGGCGAGAGGCGGCCGGACAGGCGCCAGCCCTTGGAGGGATCGAGCAGGTCGTCGGATGAATCGAGCTGCGCGAACAACGGCAGGGCGGCGACGTAGAACGTCTCGCGCGCCAGCAGGGTACCGTCCGCCGCGCGTTCGCTTTCCTCCGTGGCGACCAGTTCGATCCCGGCCGACCAGCTGAAGTCCTTCTGGAACAGCAGGGTCGAAACGCGCTCGTAACCGCCGACAATCGCAATGCTGCGTGCGTCGTAGGCGTCGTAGTCGACCGTGCTGGCATAGGCATCCACCGTCAGGATGCGGTCGCGACCGTAGAAGTTGTTCTTGCGGAAGGTGATACCGGCCAGCTGCTCCTGCGTACCGGCGATGCCGCGCACCCGCAACATGCCCTCGGGCGGGAACAGGTTGCGGTGCTCCCAGCTCGCCTCCACCCGCACGCCTTCCTCGGTACCGTAGCCGATATTGGCCGCGATCGTGCGTTGCGGCGCTTCGGTCAGTTCGGCCTGGATATCGACGACGCCGGGCGTATCGCCCTGTGGTTCCTGCACCACCACCGGGGTCAGGTCGACCGAGCCCACCAGGCCGGTCGCCAGGATCGCGCGGCGCAAGTCGAACTGGTCGGAGCGGCGATAGATGTCGCCCTCGTCCCAGCGCGCGATGCGGGTGAGGTGGCGGCTGGAGAGGTAGTCCGGCAGGTTGGACGTGACCCCGCGGAGTGTGTAGCGCCCGCCCGGCTCCACCGGCATCGTAATGTCGCCTTCGCTGCGATCGTGGTCGACCAGCAGGCTGGGCGCATCGACGGCCGCAAAGGGATAGCCCTGCTCGCCGAGCGCGGTGTCGAGATCGAACTGCTCGGTTTCGATCGCGTCGAGCGAAATCGGGTAGCCCGGCCAGATCTGGTATTCCGCGCGCAGCTTGTCGTAATTGGGGCCGGTCGCGGCAAGGTTGCCAAGATCGATGGCGCCTACGGCATAGCGCCGGCCGGGAATGATATCGAAGCGAACGGCAGCACCGTTCAGGTCGGACTCGGTGCTGGCATCGACCGCGCCCACGGTGCGGATCACCTGCGCATCGAAATAGCCGTAGACGTTGAGCAGCCGGTTCAGCAGTTCCTCGTCCACCCGCGCCTGCGCGGCGAGGCGGGCGATGTTTCCGTCATCGTCGTATTCCTCGACGGTCGAAAGGCTCCTGAACCGGTCGAGGAATTCGTCGCGTTCCGGGAACAGCGCGCGGTCGCTGGGGAAGACCAGCACCAGCTCGTCCGAGAGTTTCTCCTCGCTGCCGAGCGGAAGCGGCGCGATCTGGTCCTCGAACGTGGCGAACTCGATCTCCTCACCATCGCTTTCCAGCGGCGCGAGTTGCGGCAGTTCGACGGCCTCGGGCCAGGGCACCGTGACCAGCGGCATTTCCGCCAGCGGCGAATCCACGTCGAGCTGCGGTTGTGCTTCTGCCCCGGCCTCGTCCTGCGGCGGCACGCCCTCGGCGGCCCAGTCCTCCGGATTGAGCACGGCCTCGTCGGGGATCAGGTCTTCCACCTGCTGCGAATCCTGCAGGTTCTGCGCGGCGACCGGCTGGGCCAGAACCGCAAGCGCCGCGGCCAGCGCGGTGGAAGAGACACGGGAATTTCGGATAGGCTCAGGCCAGCTTGAATTCGCGCTGCAGGCCAGGGGTGTTGTCCTTGCCACCGCCATCGGCGGCCGGTTCGCAACTGCCAGCAGACTGCGCCACGTTCTCGATAAGGCGTTTCTGCTCATCATCGCCAAGCCTGCGCCAGCCTTCGGGACCAAGTACTTCGAGCGGGCGGAAGCGCACCTTGTACTGCATGCGCTGCGATCCTTCGACCCAATAGCCGAGGTAAACGAAAGGCAGGCCTGCCTCCGCCGCACGGCTGATGTGATCGAGAATGACGAAGTTGCCAAGCCCGCTACGGTCCTCAAGCTCCGGGTCGTAGAAGCT is a genomic window of Aurantiacibacter sp. MUD11 containing:
- a CDS encoding autotransporter assembly complex protein TamA, whose product is MEDLIPDEAVLNPEDWAAEGVPPQDEAGAEAQPQLDVDSPLAEMPLVTVPWPEAVELPQLAPLESDGEEIEFATFEDQIAPLPLGSEEKLSDELVLVFPSDRALFPERDEFLDRFRSLSTVEEYDDDGNIARLAAQARVDEELLNRLLNVYGYFDAQVIRTVGAVDASTESDLNGAAVRFDIIPGRRYAVGAIDLGNLAATGPNYDKLRAEYQIWPGYPISLDAIETEQFDLDTALGEQGYPFAAVDAPSLLVDHDRSEGDITMPVEPGGRYTLRGVTSNLPDYLSSRHLTRIARWDEGDIYRRSDQFDLRRAILATGLVGSVDLTPVVVQEPQGDTPGVVDIQAELTEAPQRTIAANIGYGTEEGVRVEASWEHRNLFPPEGMLRVRGIAGTQEQLAGITFRKNNFYGRDRILTVDAYASTVDYDAYDARSIAIVGGYERVSTLLFQKDFSWSAGIELVATEESERAADGTLLARETFYVAALPLFAQLDSSDDLLDPSKGWRLSGRLSPEASENDGVQSFYLRSQLDASYYQSVGENTVLAGRVRVASIPGAPLAAIAPSRRLYAGGGGSVRGYGYREIGPLNDTGDPLGGRSLVEASVEARIRTGLMDGLISVVPFFDAGTVGLDPTPDFETIKYGAGLGVRYDTGFGPLRLDVAFPLNPGPNDNWIAVYVALGQAF